The DNA region TCACATGGCCGGGGTAGGTGGCCGAAAACATGGCCGATTGCAAACCGCGCGGCAGGTAGCGCTGCAACTGCTTCATGTCCGGATAAAAACCCATGGACAGCATGCGGTCGGCTTCGTCGAAGATCAGGATTTTCAACCTGTCGAGGTTCAAATTGCCCTTCAGCAAATGATCCAGGATGCGGCCGGGGGTTCCGACAATAAGCTGGGCGCCGGCCTCGAGCCCCTGGATCTGCGCCTTGTACCCCACGCCACCATAGATGGGCAGCGATCTGATGCCGGACTCCCGCCCCAATTCCTCGGCGTCCCGGCCGACCTGCACGGCCAATTCCCGGGTCGGGGCGAGGATCAGGGCCTGGGGCGCGCCCAGGGCCGGGTCCAAGCCATGCAGAATGGGCAGTAGAAAGGCTCCGGTCTTGCCACTACCCGTGTGGGATTGGACCATGATGTCCCGGCCACTCAGCATGGCCGGAATGGTCTGGCGCTGGACGGGCATGAGGTCGGTCCAATTCATGCGCGCCACGGCCGCCCGTAGGGTTTCGGGCAAATCGGCCAGGAAAAAATTCTCGCCGGACGTGTCGGCGGCACTGGCGTCGGTTGGGACGCCGTCAAATTCTGAAATGTCAGTCATGAGTATTCCATGTGTTCGGGCATGTCGTCCAAAAGATCGAGCAGCATTCCAATAACGGAATTGCCGAGCAGCATGCCCCTTCGTGTCAATTGAAGATGACCGGACCGCAGCCGCGCCAACCCCCTGGAGCAAAGTTGCTCGACAAAAGGGCGCGTATACTGCAAAAAATCCTGTCCGGTTTGGGCCTTGAAGCGTTCGAGGTTCAGCCCCCCGCTGGTGCGCAGGGACAGCATGACCAGTTCCCGCCCATGAATTCGGGCGGACAACTTTTCCACATTCATTTCCGGACACCCGGCCTCGACGCACCGCGCGTACTCGGCCAGATCCGCAGGGTTGGTCCAGCGTCGCGCCCCCCATGAGGACACGGCCGCCGGTCCCAGCCCCAGGTAATCGTCCTGGGCCCAGTACCCCGCGTTATGCCGGCTTTCACGCCCTGGCAGGGCGTAATTCGAAATCTCGTAGTGCGCATAGCCTCGCGACTCCAAAAATTCCGATCCATCCAAATACATGCCAACGGACTCGTCTTCGTCCGGCAGCGCCAGCTCGCCCCGAACCGCCCGCGCGGCCAGCGGCGTACCCTCCTCCAGGCTCAAACCATAGCAGGACAAATGCTCTGGGCCAAGGGCCACCGCCCGACGCAAATCCTCAAGCCAAGCCGCCACGGTCTGGCCGGGCAAACCCCAGATCAGGTCCAGGCCAATGTTGGTCAATCCGGCGGCACGAGCGGCGCCAAAGGCCAACTCCGCTTCCCGACCCGAATGAAGACGCCCCAACAGCCGCAGCATGTCATCCCGAAAACTCTGCACGCCCAGGCTAAGGCGGTTGACGCCCAAATCCGGCAAGCCCGCCAAGAAATCGGACCGCAAGGCGGACTCGGGGTTGGCCTCCACCGTGATTTCGGCGCCAGCCACCACGGAGAAACACCGGCGCACGCAGTCCAAAACCGCGCCCAGCTGCTCCTGGCTCAAAACCGAAGGCGTCCCCCCCCCGATGTAGACACTGGCTACGCGAGCGGCGCCAATACGCCCCGCGCGTACCGATATTTCCGTCATGACCTGGTCGATAAACAACGCCGCGTTCCGCGCGCGATACGGTTCGGAATAAAATGCGCAATAGGCGCATTTCCGCACGCAGAACGGCACGTGAACATACAGCCGCAGACTACCCAAGGGCACGCAATTCCGAGGCGTACCGCTCGGCCTCGCTATACAGGCAGCCGCAGTATTGCTGCCGGTACATGCCCCATTCCTTGGACACGGCAATGCCATCGCTCCAGCCCTGACGAAAATCCTGGTAGTGAAAAGCCACGCCCGAGCCCGTGGCCAAATCATGCCCCAGAGTCCGGATCTCGTCATGCTTCTGGAATTTGCTGTACAGCAACGTGCTGGTGAAGGCGTCGAACTCTCCACGCCGGGCGATGGACAAGGTCCGTTCCAGGCGCAAGGCGTAACATAGCAGGCAGCGGTTTGCCTCCCGGAAGGTCACGGCCCGGAAATAAACCTGGGGATCGTATTCCGTGTCCTTGTAGATCACGGGAATCCCCAGATGTTCGGCCATCTGGACCACGCCTTCCCGGCGACGCAAATATTCCCGAAGGGGATGGATATTTGGATTGTAGTACAACCCCGTCACATCCATCCCGGCCTTGAGCAGGTCCTGGACCACGGTGATGGCACACGGCCCACAACAAATGTGAACCAATATTTTCATGATAAAAAACCTAGCAAAATGAACAAACGGCGATGGGAGAAGGCGTAATGAATATCTTGCGTGCGAATGTTTGTTCGTATTCCATCAATTTTTCACGCTTCCGATTCAAGAGATATTGCATAAGCTCGGCATCTGTCTGGTAGGAAAACGGTTCGGACTGCTTGTCTTTCCGCAATTCGCGATACATGTCTTTCAAGGCCTGCATGGACCGCCATTCCAAGTTGCGCCGGGTGCCGGCCCCGGAACAGTGCGGACAGGGCTCCAAACTCGCGGACAGGGCCGACGTGCCCAGACGCTGGCGCACGATTTCGAGCAAGCCGAACTTGGAAATACGCCCGATATCGGTTCGCGCCCGATCCACCTTCAACGCCTGACGCAGCACTTTTTCCACCTCGCGGATATGCTTGCCGTCCTTCATTTCGATGAAGTCAACCACGATTTGTCCGCCGATATCCCGCAACATGAGCTGGTTGGGAATTTCCCTGGCGGCCTCGATGTTGGTGCGCAAGGCCATTTCCTTGAAATTTTTCTCGCCCCCGATCTTGCCCGAATTGATGTCGATGGCGGTCAGGGCCTCGGTATGATCAATGACCAGCTGGCCGCCACTGGGCAGGGTCACCGTGCGGCTGAGAATGCGCTGCAACTGGGCTTCGATGCGGAACCGCTCGAACAGGGTCTTGTCGGTCTCGGTGTGGGCCTTGATGAACGTTTTGCGGCGGGGAAACACAAGGGCGGCGAAATCAGTGATCTGCTTGGCGGTTTCATCATCGTCCACCCAGCACTCCGCGATATCCGGGGTCAGATAGTCACGGATGGCGCGAAAGGCCAAATCCTTCTCCTCGTAGATCAGCGCGGGTGATTCCGAACCGATCCCTTTCTTGCGGATATCTTTCCACAGCCGTTTTAAAACCTGTAAATCACGGGAAAGATTGCTTTTGCTCTGCGCTTCGCTGACCGTGCGCACGATAACCCCCAACCCCTCGTCGAGCTTTAATTCCTCGACGATGTCCTTGAGCCGCTCGCGCTCCTTTTCGTCCTCGATCTTGCGGGAAATACCAAGCTGCTCGCGCCCTGGCGTGAGCACGAAATAACGCCCCGGAATGGATAGGTATGTGGTCAAAAAAGCACCCTTGGAGCCGGTCGGTTCCTTGACCACCTGCACCAGAACCTCCTGACCTGGCTTCAGGACTTTCTGTAATGGCGGATATTTGCCCCGGCCAGGAACATCGGCCAGATAGT from Deltaproteobacteria bacterium includes:
- the hemW gene encoding radical SAM family heme chaperone HemW; this encodes MRLYVHVPFCVRKCAYCAFYSEPYRARNAALFIDQVMTEISVRAGRIGAARVASVYIGGGTPSVLSQEQLGAVLDCVRRCFSVVAGAEITVEANPESALRSDFLAGLPDLGVNRLSLGVQSFRDDMLRLLGRLHSGREAELAFGAARAAGLTNIGLDLIWGLPGQTVAAWLEDLRRAVALGPEHLSCYGLSLEEGTPLAARAVRGELALPDEDESVGMYLDGSEFLESRGYAHYEISNYALPGRESRHNAGYWAQDDYLGLGPAAVSSWGARRWTNPADLAEYARCVEAGCPEMNVEKLSARIHGRELVMLSLRTSGGLNLERFKAQTGQDFLQYTRPFVEQLCSRGLARLRSGHLQLTRRGMLLGNSVIGMLLDLLDDMPEHMEYS
- a CDS encoding epoxyqueuosine reductase QueH; translated protein: MKILVHICCGPCAITVVQDLLKAGMDVTGLYYNPNIHPLREYLRRREGVVQMAEHLGIPVIYKDTEYDPQVYFRAVTFREANRCLLCYALRLERTLSIARRGEFDAFTSTLLYSKFQKHDEIRTLGHDLATGSGVAFHYQDFRQGWSDGIAVSKEWGMYRQQYCGCLYSEAERYASELRALG
- a CDS encoding Rne/Rng family ribonuclease, with the translated sequence MGEKQKRKMFISVLPGELVEVAIMEDGVVVEYYVEMLHQSKTKGNIYKGRIHNVDQALQAAFINYGAEKNGFLQVDEVHPEYYLADVPGRGKYPPLQKVLKPGQEVLVQVVKEPTGSKGAFLTTYLSIPGRYFVLTPGREQLGISRKIEDEKERERLKDIVEELKLDEGLGVIVRTVSEAQSKSNLSRDLQVLKRLWKDIRKKGIGSESPALIYEEKDLAFRAIRDYLTPDIAECWVDDDETAKQITDFAALVFPRRKTFIKAHTETDKTLFERFRIEAQLQRILSRTVTLPSGGQLVIDHTEALTAIDINSGKIGGEKNFKEMALRTNIEAAREIPNQLMLRDIGGQIVVDFIEMKDGKHIREVEKVLRQALKVDRARTDIGRISKFGLLEIVRQRLGTSALSASLEPCPHCSGAGTRRNLEWRSMQALKDMYRELRKDKQSEPFSYQTDAELMQYLLNRKREKLMEYEQTFARKIFITPSPIAVCSFC